The Streptomyces sp. NBC_01775 genome includes a region encoding these proteins:
- a CDS encoding adenosine deaminase — MNRSPRSRRHNLSDSTDLSAFIAGLPKAELHVHHVGSASPRIVAELAARHPGAGVPTDPEALAEYFTFTDFAHFIQIYLSVVDLIRDAEDVRLLTYEIARDMARQSIRYAELTVTPYSSVSRGIPDGAFLEAIEDARVSAERELGVVLRWTFDIPGEAGLAAAEETTRIATQMAPDGLVSFGLGGPEIGVPRPQFKPYFDRAVATGLHSVPHAGETTGPGTIWDALTSLRAERIGHGTSATQDPRLLEHLAERAIPLEVCPTSNIATRAVETLESHPIGEMVKAGVLVTINSDDPPMFGTDLNTEYAIAARLLGLDAPGVAALARNAVKVSFLDDTGKSRLYEEIDAHLAAWQRQA, encoded by the coding sequence CGCCGGGCTGCCCAAAGCCGAGCTGCACGTCCACCACGTCGGCTCTGCCTCCCCCCGCATCGTCGCCGAACTCGCCGCGCGGCACCCGGGCGCCGGGGTGCCGACCGATCCCGAAGCGCTCGCCGAGTACTTCACGTTCACGGACTTCGCGCACTTCATCCAGATCTACCTCTCCGTCGTCGACCTCATCCGCGACGCCGAGGACGTGAGGCTGCTCACCTACGAGATCGCCCGCGACATGGCGCGCCAGTCGATCCGCTACGCCGAGCTGACCGTCACCCCTTACTCCTCGGTGAGCCGTGGCATCCCCGACGGCGCCTTCCTGGAGGCGATCGAGGACGCCCGGGTCTCCGCCGAGCGCGAGCTGGGCGTGGTGCTGCGCTGGACCTTCGACATCCCGGGCGAGGCCGGCCTCGCCGCCGCCGAGGAGACCACCAGGATCGCGACACAGATGGCACCCGACGGGCTGGTCTCCTTCGGGCTGGGCGGGCCCGAGATCGGTGTGCCGCGCCCGCAGTTCAAGCCCTACTTCGACCGCGCGGTCGCCACCGGCCTGCACAGCGTGCCGCACGCGGGCGAGACCACGGGCCCCGGCACGATCTGGGACGCGCTCACCTCGCTGCGGGCCGAGCGCATCGGCCACGGCACCAGCGCCACGCAGGACCCCCGGCTGCTGGAGCACCTGGCGGAACGAGCCATTCCGCTGGAGGTCTGCCCCACCTCGAACATCGCGACCCGCGCCGTGGAGACCCTGGAGAGCCACCCGATCGGGGAAATGGTCAAAGCGGGCGTCCTGGTCACCATCAACAGCGACGACCCGCCGATGTTCGGCACCGACCTCAACACCGAATACGCCATCGCCGCCCGGCTGCTGGGCCTGGACGCCCCGGGAGTCGCTGCGCTGGCCAGGAACGCCGTCAAGGTCTCCTTCCTGGACGACACGGGCAAGTCCCGGCTGTACGAGGAGATCGACGCCCACCTGGCCGCCTGGCAGCGGCAGGCGTGA
- a CDS encoding glycerophosphodiester phosphodiesterase, with translation MATPGYGTAGEVRPRDGAKRLRAVAHRGAPFTARENTLASFRAAVEQGADAVELDVRLTRDGAPVVLHDRTLARLWGHDVAVASLTRERLASLASGIPSLTEALAETGEVRTMIDLPDPGAVRATVGAVHEAGAADRVYYCGGPEAMRRVRAADPSAELALSWDRAAPVRATLLDELRPRWLNYGFGLLTPELVARAHADGRLVSAWTADRLRTMRRLAAMGADSITTNHIARLVGELGRKEGTAPRGR, from the coding sequence ATGGCGACGCCGGGATACGGCACGGCCGGCGAGGTCCGGCCGCGGGACGGCGCCAAGCGGCTGAGGGCGGTCGCACACCGGGGAGCGCCCTTCACCGCGCGCGAGAACACCCTGGCCTCCTTCCGCGCCGCCGTCGAACAGGGCGCCGACGCGGTGGAGCTGGACGTCCGTCTGACGCGGGACGGGGCACCCGTCGTGCTGCACGACAGGACGCTGGCGCGGCTGTGGGGGCACGACGTGGCCGTCGCCTCCCTGACCCGCGAGCGGCTGGCCTCCCTGGCATCCGGCATCCCCTCGCTCACCGAGGCGCTGGCGGAGACCGGCGAGGTGCGCACGATGATCGACCTTCCGGACCCGGGAGCGGTACGCGCCACCGTCGGCGCCGTACACGAGGCGGGAGCGGCGGACCGCGTGTACTACTGCGGCGGCCCGGAGGCCATGCGCCGGGTGCGGGCCGCCGACCCGTCGGCCGAGCTGGCGCTCAGCTGGGACCGCGCGGCCCCGGTGCGGGCCACGTTGCTGGACGAGCTGCGCCCGCGCTGGCTCAACTACGGCTTCGGGCTGCTCACTCCCGAACTGGTGGCACGCGCGCACGCGGACGGCCGGCTGGTCTCCGCGTGGACCGCGGACCGGCTGCGTACCATGCGCAGGCTGGCGGCGATGGGCGCCGACTCGATCACCACGAACCACATCGCACGGCTGGTCGGGGAGCTGGGCCGGAAGGAAGGGACGGCTCCGCGGGGCCGGTGA
- a CDS encoding zinc-ribbon domain-containing protein, with protein MIIFGTTSKLVQLAMLNLLCGFCGNPSAHGLRKRVTKFSLFFIPLFPIAPAKHSLQCTFCGAQSEVPKEEAERMLAQAAAPGGQPGPQQGMNGVPQQPGQGGNPYAGQYQPQQQPGNPYQS; from the coding sequence GTGATCATCTTCGGCACCACCAGCAAGCTGGTTCAGCTGGCCATGCTGAATCTGCTCTGCGGTTTCTGTGGCAACCCGTCCGCACACGGACTGCGCAAGCGGGTAACGAAGTTCTCCCTCTTCTTCATCCCGCTCTTCCCGATCGCACCTGCGAAGCACTCGTTGCAGTGCACGTTCTGCGGCGCCCAGAGCGAGGTGCCCAAGGAGGAGGCGGAGCGCATGCTCGCGCAGGCGGCGGCCCCCGGCGGCCAGCCCGGTCCCCAGCAGGGCATGAACGGTGTCCCGCAGCAGCCGGGCCAGGGCGGCAACCCGTACGCCGGGCAGTACCAGCCCCAGCAGCAGCCGGGAAACCCCTACCAGTCCTGA
- a CDS encoding gamma-aminobutyraldehyde dehydrogenase, whose translation MTTELRRLRNYIDGEFRDAADGRTTEVVNPATGEAYATAPLSGGADIDAAMAAAEAAFPAWRDATPGTRQMAILKIADALEARAGELLAAECENCGKPLELTRQEELPMMLDQIRFFAGAARMLDGKSAGEYMEGLTSFVRREPIGVCAQVAPWNYPAMMAVWKFAPALAAGNTVVLKPSDTTPASTVFLAEVMGEILPKGVFNVVCGDRDTGRLMVEHKTPAMASITGSVRAGMEVASGAATDLKRVHLELGGKAPCVVFDDADIPAAVEGIRDGGFFNAGQDCTAATRVLVQEGVHEEFVTALAKAAAEVKTGDLSDEDCFYGPLNNPTHLEKVVGFIDRLPAHAKVEAGGERVGDKGYFYAPTVVSGLKQDDEIIQNEVFGPVITVQKFTDEAQALSWANDVDYALASSVWTTNHGTAMRMSKALDFGCVWINTHIPLVAEMPHGGFKKSGYGKDLSMYGLEDYTRVKHVMTAM comes from the coding sequence GTGACCACCGAGCTGCGTCGGCTGCGCAACTACATCGACGGGGAGTTCCGGGACGCCGCTGACGGCCGGACCACGGAGGTGGTCAACCCGGCCACCGGCGAGGCGTACGCCACGGCGCCGCTGTCGGGCGGCGCGGATATCGACGCCGCGATGGCCGCTGCCGAGGCCGCCTTCCCGGCCTGGCGCGACGCGACCCCCGGCACCCGTCAGATGGCCATCCTCAAGATCGCCGACGCGCTGGAGGCGCGAGCGGGCGAACTGCTGGCCGCCGAGTGCGAGAACTGCGGCAAGCCGCTGGAGCTGACCCGGCAGGAAGAGCTGCCGATGATGCTCGACCAGATCCGCTTCTTCGCGGGCGCCGCCCGGATGCTGGACGGAAAGTCGGCGGGCGAGTACATGGAGGGCCTCACCTCCTTCGTGCGGCGCGAGCCCATCGGCGTGTGTGCGCAGGTCGCGCCGTGGAACTATCCGGCGATGATGGCCGTATGGAAGTTCGCCCCGGCGCTGGCGGCGGGCAACACGGTCGTCCTCAAGCCCTCCGACACCACCCCGGCCTCCACGGTCTTCCTGGCCGAGGTGATGGGAGAGATCCTGCCGAAGGGCGTCTTCAACGTCGTGTGCGGCGACCGCGACACCGGCCGCCTCATGGTCGAGCACAAGACCCCCGCCATGGCCTCCATCACCGGTTCGGTGCGCGCGGGCATGGAGGTCGCGAGCGGCGCCGCCACGGACCTCAAGCGCGTCCACCTGGAGCTCGGCGGCAAGGCGCCGTGTGTCGTCTTCGACGACGCCGACATCCCGGCGGCCGTCGAGGGCATCAGGGACGGCGGCTTCTTCAACGCGGGCCAGGACTGCACGGCCGCGACCCGCGTGCTCGTGCAGGAAGGCGTCCACGAGGAGTTCGTGACCGCGCTCGCCAAGGCCGCCGCCGAGGTCAAGACCGGAGACCTGAGCGACGAGGACTGCTTCTACGGGCCGCTCAACAACCCCACCCACCTGGAGAAGGTCGTCGGCTTCATCGACCGCCTCCCGGCCCACGCCAAGGTCGAGGCGGGCGGCGAACGCGTCGGTGACAAGGGCTACTTCTACGCGCCCACCGTCGTCTCCGGCCTCAAGCAGGACGACGAGATCATCCAGAACGAGGTCTTCGGGCCGGTGATCACCGTCCAGAAGTTCACCGACGAGGCACAGGCCCTCTCCTGGGCCAACGATGTCGACTACGCGCTGGCCTCCTCGGTGTGGACGACCAACCACGGCACCGCCATGCGGATGTCCAAGGCGCTCGACTTCGGCTGTGTGTGGATCAACACCCACATCCCGCTGGTCGCCGAGATGCCGCACGGCGGCTTCAAGAAGTCCGGGTACGGCAAGGACCTGTCGATGTACGGGTTGGAGGACTACACGCGGGTCAAGCACGTGATGACCGCGATGTGA
- a CDS encoding Lrp/AsnC family transcriptional regulator → MTPVARDSKKTNGSSSLDAVSLAIIEQLQEDGRRPYAAIGKAVGLSEAAVRQRVQKLQEQGVMQIVAVTDPLTVGFMRQAMLGVTVEGDVEPVADALVEIEEVDYVVIAAGSYDLLVEIVCQDDEHLLELINKRIRSLPGVRSTESFVYLKLRKQTYTWGTR, encoded by the coding sequence GTGACGCCTGTGGCTCGCGACTCGAAGAAGACGAACGGCTCCTCGTCCCTGGATGCCGTGTCCCTGGCGATCATCGAACAGCTCCAGGAGGACGGACGGCGTCCGTACGCCGCGATCGGCAAGGCCGTGGGCCTGTCCGAGGCGGCCGTGCGGCAGCGCGTCCAGAAGCTCCAGGAGCAGGGCGTCATGCAGATCGTCGCGGTGACCGATCCGCTCACCGTCGGCTTCATGCGCCAGGCGATGCTCGGCGTCACGGTCGAGGGGGACGTCGAGCCGGTCGCCGACGCGCTCGTGGAGATCGAGGAGGTCGACTACGTCGTGATAGCGGCGGGCTCCTACGACCTGCTGGTCGAGATCGTGTGCCAGGACGACGAACACCTCCTGGAGCTGATCAACAAGCGCATCCGGTCCCTTCCCGGCGTGCGCTCCACCGAGAGCTTCGTCTACCTCAAGCTGCGCAAGCAGACCTACACATGGGGAACGCGATAA
- a CDS encoding aspartate aminotransferase family protein yields the protein MGNAITVSKDSHAGQESNDLSRTAHEHLWMHFTRMSSYENAPVPTIVRGEGTYIYDTEGKRYLDGLAGLFVVQAGHGRVELAEAANKQAQDLAFFPIWSYAHPKAIELAERLAQHAPGDLNKVFFTTGGGEAVETAWKLAKQYHKLTGNPGKYKVISRAVAYHGTPHGALSITGLPALKAPFEPLVPGAHKVPNTNIYRAPVHGDDPEAFGRWAADQIEQQILFEGPETVAAVFLEPVQNAGGCFPPPPGYFQRVREICDQYDVLLVSDEVICAFGRLGTMFACDKFGYIPDIITCAKGMTSGYSPIGAAIISDRLAEPFWKADNTFLHGYTFGGHPVSAAVALANLDIFEREGLNQHVLDNEANFHTTLRKLHDLPIVGDVRGNGFFYGIELVKDKATKETFSDEESERVLYGFLSKALFEAGLYCRADDRGDPVIQLAPPLISGQEVFDEAEQILRSVLTEAWTKL from the coding sequence ATGGGGAACGCGATAACAGTGAGCAAGGACAGTCACGCCGGCCAGGAAAGCAACGACCTCTCCCGCACCGCGCACGAGCACCTGTGGATGCACTTCACCCGCATGTCCTCGTACGAGAACGCGCCGGTCCCGACCATCGTCCGCGGCGAGGGCACGTACATCTACGACACCGAGGGCAAGCGCTACCTCGACGGTCTGGCCGGCCTGTTCGTCGTCCAGGCGGGCCACGGCCGCGTCGAGCTGGCCGAGGCGGCCAACAAACAGGCCCAGGACCTCGCCTTCTTCCCCATCTGGTCCTACGCCCACCCCAAGGCCATCGAACTGGCCGAGCGGCTCGCGCAGCACGCGCCCGGCGACCTGAACAAGGTCTTCTTCACCACGGGCGGCGGCGAGGCCGTAGAGACGGCCTGGAAGCTGGCCAAGCAGTACCACAAGCTCACCGGCAACCCCGGCAAGTACAAGGTGATCTCACGCGCCGTCGCCTACCACGGCACCCCGCACGGCGCCCTGTCCATCACCGGACTGCCCGCGCTCAAGGCCCCCTTCGAGCCGCTGGTCCCCGGCGCGCACAAGGTGCCCAACACCAACATCTACCGCGCCCCGGTCCACGGCGACGACCCGGAGGCGTTCGGCCGCTGGGCCGCCGACCAGATCGAGCAGCAGATCCTCTTCGAGGGCCCGGAGACGGTCGCCGCGGTCTTCCTGGAGCCGGTGCAGAACGCCGGCGGCTGCTTCCCGCCACCGCCCGGATACTTCCAGCGGGTACGCGAGATCTGCGACCAGTACGACGTCCTGCTCGTCTCGGACGAGGTCATCTGCGCCTTCGGCCGCCTGGGCACGATGTTCGCCTGCGACAAGTTCGGCTACATCCCCGACATCATCACCTGCGCCAAGGGGATGACGTCCGGATACTCGCCGATAGGCGCCGCGATCATCTCCGACCGGCTGGCCGAGCCCTTCTGGAAGGCCGACAACACCTTCCTGCACGGCTACACCTTCGGCGGCCACCCGGTCTCGGCTGCCGTCGCGCTCGCCAACCTCGACATCTTCGAGCGCGAGGGCCTCAACCAGCACGTGCTGGACAACGAGGCCAACTTCCACACCACGCTGCGGAAGCTGCACGACCTGCCGATCGTCGGCGACGTCCGCGGCAACGGCTTCTTCTACGGCATCGAACTGGTCAAGGACAAGGCGACCAAGGAGACCTTCTCCGACGAGGAGTCCGAGCGCGTCCTGTACGGCTTCTTGTCCAAGGCGCTGTTCGAGGCGGGCCTGTACTGCCGCGCCGATGACAGGGGCGACCCGGTCATCCAGCTCGCGCCCCCGCTGATCTCCGGCCAGGAGGTCTTCGACGAGGCCGAGCAGATCCTGCGCTCGGTGCTCACCGAGGCGTGGACCAAGCTGTAG
- a CDS encoding ABC transporter ATP-binding protein has protein sequence MASPDNDVLWARGLHYAYDGSPALQGVSLGIREGEIVAVTGPRGSGKTTLLRCLSGQSLPGQGEVWFNSAPVNALSRPARERLRLSRFGWIDSSPRLIPELTAWENAALPLLLHGSGHRTARKAAQEWLERLDVGDCARKRPVALRQSQRQRVAVARALIHSPSVLFADEPTAPLHQSDRAQVLRTLSAAARSHGITVVLATHDLALTQAARTADVTGAALADRTVALADGRLVRALTPGAAPLPAGPEGATACSLSV, from the coding sequence ATGGCCTCGCCGGACAACGACGTGCTCTGGGCACGCGGACTGCATTACGCCTACGACGGGTCACCCGCGCTCCAGGGCGTCTCGCTCGGCATCCGGGAGGGCGAGATCGTCGCCGTCACCGGTCCACGCGGCAGCGGCAAAACGACACTGCTGCGCTGTCTGTCCGGACAGTCGCTGCCCGGGCAGGGCGAAGTCTGGTTCAACAGCGCCCCGGTGAACGCCCTGAGCCGCCCGGCCCGCGAGCGGCTGCGGCTCAGCCGGTTCGGCTGGATCGACAGCAGCCCCCGCCTCATCCCCGAGCTGACCGCCTGGGAGAACGCGGCCCTCCCGCTCCTGCTGCACGGCTCGGGCCACCGGACGGCGCGCAAGGCGGCCCAGGAGTGGCTTGAGCGGCTGGACGTCGGCGACTGCGCGCGCAAGCGCCCCGTCGCGCTGCGCCAGTCCCAGCGCCAGCGGGTGGCCGTGGCCCGCGCCCTGATCCACTCCCCCTCCGTGCTGTTCGCCGACGAGCCCACGGCGCCGCTCCACCAGAGCGACCGCGCCCAGGTGCTGCGTACGCTGAGCGCCGCCGCCCGCTCGCACGGCATCACGGTGGTGCTGGCCACCCACGACCTGGCCCTCACCCAGGCGGCACGGACGGCGGATGTGACGGGCGCCGCGCTGGCCGACCGCACCGTGGCACTGGCCGACGGGCGCCTCGTCCGCGCCCTCACGCCGGGAGCCGCTCCCCTGCCCGCCGGACCGGAAGGCGCGACAGCGTGCTCGCTCTCCGTCTGA
- a CDS encoding ABC transporter ATP-binding protein produces MLRVEDVTVRFGGRTALDAVDLQVAEHETVCVLGPSGSGKSTLLRVVAGLQRTDAGRVLLSGRDQAGVPPHKRGVGLMFQDHQLFPQRDVAGNVAFGPRMHRTGKEETARQVAELLELVGLPGAGRRAVTALSGGEQQRVALARALAPRPRLLMLDEPLGQLDRSLRERLVVELRALFHRLGTTALAVTHDHGEAFALADRVVVMEEGRIAQAGSPLEVWLRPASEFVARFLGFDNITEATVRGDSAETAWGKLAVPQDTPQGGTRLLVRPGGVLLRAPEEGLRCTVEARTFRGGDASAVTVLLRPYDGPPLEAACTLQDAPREGEEVGVVFDPREVVALGGSQQAA; encoded by the coding sequence ATGCTGCGAGTGGAGGATGTGACCGTACGCTTCGGCGGGCGGACGGCGCTGGACGCCGTGGACCTTCAGGTGGCCGAGCACGAGACCGTGTGCGTCCTCGGGCCGAGCGGCAGCGGAAAATCCACCCTCCTGCGGGTGGTCGCCGGGCTCCAGCGGACCGACGCCGGCCGGGTGCTGCTCTCGGGCCGGGACCAGGCCGGGGTGCCGCCGCACAAGCGGGGCGTCGGGCTGATGTTCCAGGACCACCAGCTGTTCCCGCAGCGGGACGTGGCGGGAAACGTCGCCTTCGGGCCGCGTATGCACCGTACGGGCAAGGAGGAGACGGCCCGTCAGGTCGCCGAACTCCTGGAACTCGTCGGGCTGCCCGGGGCCGGGCGGCGGGCCGTGACGGCGCTGTCGGGCGGCGAACAGCAGCGGGTCGCGCTCGCTCGTGCCCTGGCGCCGCGCCCCCGGCTGCTGATGCTGGACGAGCCGCTGGGGCAGCTGGACCGCAGCTTGCGCGAGCGGCTGGTCGTCGAACTGCGCGCGCTCTTCCACCGGCTGGGCACCACGGCGTTGGCCGTCACCCACGACCACGGGGAAGCCTTCGCGCTCGCCGACCGGGTCGTGGTCATGGAGGAGGGGCGCATCGCACAGGCGGGCAGCCCGCTGGAGGTGTGGCTGCGGCCCGCCTCGGAGTTCGTGGCGCGCTTCCTCGGCTTCGACAACATCACGGAGGCGACGGTGCGCGGCGACTCCGCCGAGACGGCCTGGGGCAAGCTCGCCGTCCCTCAAGACACTCCGCAGGGCGGGACCCGGCTGCTCGTACGGCCCGGCGGGGTGCTGCTGCGCGCCCCGGAGGAGGGGCTGCGCTGCACGGTGGAGGCCCGTACGTTCCGCGGCGGCGACGCGTCGGCCGTCACGGTCCTGCTGCGCCCGTATGACGGGCCGCCGCTGGAGGCCGCATGCACGCTGCAGGACGCGCCGCGGGAGGGCGAAGAGGTGGGGGTCGTCTTCGACCCGCGCGAGGTGGTGGCGCTCGGCGGCTCACAGCAGGCCGCGTGA
- a CDS encoding ABC transporter permease, giving the protein MAVPAVFFVVFFGYPVIAIVSRGLREGGRWHFGRIGQVLSDPDVLQVLWFTVWQAAASTALTLALALPAAYVFARLDFPGKRLLRALVTVPFVLPTVVVGSAFLALAGRGGALDEWFGVRLDTSVWAILLAHVFFNYAVVVRTVGGFWSQLDPRQEEAARVLGAGRLAAWRRVTLPALAPSLGAAALIVFLFTFTSFGVIQVLGGPRFATLEVEIYRQTATLLDLPTAAVLTLTQFVAVAALLAVHAWSLRKRETALHLVPAAQTARRPAGAGQWAVLWSVLGVIAVLVVVPLAVLVERAFDGPDGYGLTFFRALGAQPDSATFVVAPIEALGNSLACAAAATAIALVVGGLAATALTRRAGRLVRGFDALLMLPLGTSAVTVGFGFLIALDEPPLDLRSSWILVPLAQALVGVPFVIRTMLPVLRAVDVRLREAAAVLGASPLRAWREVDFPMVRRALLVAAGFAFAVSLGEFGATVFIARPDAPTLPVAIARMLGRAGETNYGQAMALSTILMLVCAGVLLALERVRTDSQGEL; this is encoded by the coding sequence ATGGCAGTGCCGGCGGTCTTCTTCGTCGTTTTCTTCGGGTATCCGGTCATCGCCATCGTCAGCCGGGGGCTGCGCGAGGGTGGGCGGTGGCACTTCGGGCGCATCGGACAGGTGCTCAGCGATCCCGACGTCCTCCAGGTGCTGTGGTTCACCGTCTGGCAGGCGGCGGCCTCCACGGCGCTCACCCTCGCGCTGGCACTGCCGGCCGCCTACGTCTTCGCCCGGCTGGACTTTCCCGGCAAGCGGCTGCTGCGGGCCCTGGTCACCGTTCCGTTCGTGCTGCCGACCGTCGTGGTGGGCTCGGCCTTCCTGGCGCTCGCCGGGCGCGGGGGAGCGCTCGACGAGTGGTTCGGGGTGCGGCTGGACACCAGCGTGTGGGCCATCCTCCTGGCGCACGTCTTCTTCAACTACGCGGTGGTCGTGCGCACCGTCGGCGGCTTCTGGTCCCAGCTCGACCCGCGCCAGGAGGAGGCGGCACGGGTCCTGGGCGCCGGTCGCCTGGCCGCCTGGCGGCGCGTCACCCTGCCCGCGCTGGCCCCCTCGCTGGGTGCCGCGGCGCTGATCGTCTTCCTGTTCACCTTCACCAGCTTCGGCGTCATCCAGGTGCTGGGCGGGCCCCGCTTCGCGACGCTGGAGGTGGAGATCTACCGCCAGACCGCCACCTTGCTGGACCTGCCGACGGCGGCCGTGCTGACGCTCACCCAGTTCGTCGCCGTCGCCGCGCTGCTGGCCGTGCACGCCTGGTCGCTGCGCAAGCGGGAGACGGCGCTGCACCTCGTCCCCGCAGCACAGACCGCGCGCCGCCCGGCCGGGGCAGGCCAGTGGGCGGTGCTGTGGTCGGTGCTGGGGGTGATCGCGGTGCTGGTCGTCGTCCCCCTCGCGGTGCTGGTCGAGCGGGCCTTCGACGGGCCCGACGGGTACGGGCTCACCTTCTTCCGCGCGCTGGGGGCACAGCCCGACAGCGCGACGTTCGTCGTCGCACCCATCGAAGCGCTCGGAAACTCCCTCGCCTGTGCCGCGGCGGCGACGGCCATCGCGCTGGTGGTGGGCGGGCTGGCTGCCACGGCGCTGACCAGGCGTGCGGGCCGGCTCGTGCGCGGCTTCGACGCGCTGCTGATGCTGCCGCTGGGCACCTCGGCCGTCACCGTCGGCTTCGGCTTCCTCATCGCCCTGGACGAGCCTCCCCTCGACCTGCGCTCGTCCTGGATCCTGGTGCCGCTGGCCCAGGCCCTGGTGGGGGTGCCCTTCGTCATCCGGACGATGCTTCCGGTGCTGCGTGCCGTGGACGTACGGCTGCGGGAGGCCGCCGCCGTGCTGGGCGCCTCGCCGCTGCGGGCCTGGCGGGAGGTCGACTTTCCGATGGTGCGGCGCGCGCTGCTGGTCGCCGCCGGGTTCGCGTTCGCCGTCTCCCTGGGCGAGTTCGGCGCCACCGTGTTCATCGCGCGGCCCGACGCGCCGACCCTGCCGGTGGCGATCGCCCGGATGCTCGGCCGCGCGGGAGAGACCAACTACGGGCAGGCGATGGCCCTGAGCACCATCTTGATGCTCGTGTGCGCGGGCGTACTGCTCGCGCTGGAGCGGGTACGCACCGACAGCCAGGGAGAGTTGTGA
- a CDS encoding thiamine ABC transporter substrate-binding protein, with product MNKHARRAAAATTAVLTLALLATACGGSGGEGDSKTVTLVTHDSFAASKSVLKDFTKRTGYKVKVMRGGDAGATVNQAVLNKDNPQGDVLFGVDNTLLSRPLDGGVFQPYKAKGLAKVPARLQADRGRHRVTPVDTGDVCVNYDRKWFADKKLTPPRTLADLAKPRYKNLLVTENVANSSPGLAFLLAGVDEYGEKGWQGYWKKLRVNGVEVVDSWEQAYNDRFSGSRGGKGKGDKPLVVSYASSPPVEVLGAKPEPARAPTGIAKDTCFRQTEYAGLLKGAKNTKGGKALLDFLLSKRFQEDLPLKMFVSPAREDARLPKLFTKYGETIDSPATVAPKKIAKNREQWIKTWTSLVVK from the coding sequence ATGAACAAGCACGCGCGCCGCGCCGCTGCCGCCACCACAGCCGTCCTCACCCTCGCCCTTCTCGCCACCGCCTGCGGCGGCTCCGGGGGCGAGGGCGACTCCAAGACCGTCACCCTCGTCACCCACGACTCCTTCGCCGCCTCCAAGTCCGTGCTCAAGGACTTCACGAAGCGCACCGGCTACAAGGTCAAGGTCATGCGGGGCGGGGACGCGGGCGCCACCGTCAACCAGGCCGTGCTCAACAAGGACAACCCCCAAGGAGACGTCCTGTTCGGCGTGGACAACACGCTCTTGTCCCGCCCGCTGGACGGGGGTGTCTTCCAGCCGTACAAGGCCAAGGGCCTGGCCAAGGTGCCCGCCAGGCTCCAGGCCGACCGGGGCAGGCACCGGGTCACCCCCGTCGACACGGGCGACGTGTGCGTGAACTACGACCGCAAGTGGTTCGCCGACAAGAAGCTCACCCCGCCGCGCACCCTGGCCGACCTGGCCAAGCCCCGCTACAAGAACCTCCTGGTCACCGAGAACGTCGCCAACTCCTCGCCCGGTCTCGCCTTCCTCCTGGCCGGCGTCGACGAATACGGCGAAAAGGGCTGGCAGGGCTACTGGAAGAAGCTGCGTGTCAACGGCGTGGAGGTTGTCGACAGTTGGGAGCAGGCGTACAACGACCGCTTCAGCGGCTCGCGCGGCGGCAAGGGCAAGGGCGACAAGCCGCTGGTCGTCTCCTACGCCTCCAGCCCGCCCGTCGAGGTGCTGGGCGCCAAGCCGGAGCCCGCGCGGGCGCCGACCGGGATCGCGAAGGACACCTGCTTCCGGCAGACCGAGTACGCCGGGCTGCTCAAGGGCGCGAAGAACACCAAGGGCGGCAAGGCGCTGCTGGATTTCCTGCTGAGCAAGAGGTTTCAGGAGGATCTGCCGCTGAAGATGTTCGTCAGCCCGGCACGCGAGGACGCCAGGCTGCCGAAGCTGTTCACCAAGTACGGCGAGACCATCGACAGCCCCGCCACCGTGGCACCGAAGAAGATCGCCAAGAACCGTGAGCAGTGGATCAAGACGTGGACCTCGCTCGTCGTGAAATAG